One window of Dehalobacterium formicoaceticum genomic DNA carries:
- a CDS encoding stalk domain-containing protein has translation MKRKFLMLLLMLFSLAIPGSVSAAGSIGLYVNGQQITPDVPPRIVQGRVILPARAILEPLGAELFWDSKSRTVTVFQGVNKITLIINQKTATVNGIKYTLDAPATIINGRTFLPVRFIAEAFDSYVEWDSTNRLVKVLHNDSSGRGTSVVTGYYYDYRSLTDLENYGDKITDTIHFSYELNSENRVQEKVFFEQGLRHARQNGMGAEMLVAAFDKPLLKNLMEDESSQKLVIEDINGILESRGFDGVNMDLEGIDPSQRDNYVNFISMLKEGLGSRYTLSLSLPARTSDREWWYDGYDYQSLAKIADRIMIMAYDQHHNGGEPGPVAGNDWVERVINYLLPQIPKEKFQLGLGIYGRDWPETGVGKAIFTQDARNLAAAKGVAIQKDQASGVSWFSYTDDSGIKHQVWFEDRESAQSKLELAKKYQLSGVALWRLGVIPPDIWEIFNKG, from the coding sequence ATGAAGCGAAAATTCCTGATGTTATTATTAATGCTTTTTTCCTTAGCCATTCCCGGTTCTGTGTCGGCAGCCGGGTCGATCGGCCTCTATGTAAACGGGCAGCAAATTACCCCGGATGTACCCCCCAGGATTGTTCAGGGGAGAGTTATTTTACCTGCTCGGGCGATTCTGGAACCTTTGGGAGCAGAACTGTTTTGGGATAGCAAAAGCCGTACTGTGACAGTGTTTCAGGGTGTTAATAAGATTACCTTAATCATAAATCAAAAGACGGCTACAGTAAACGGAATAAAATATACCTTGGATGCGCCGGCCACTATCATCAACGGAAGAACCTTTCTACCGGTAAGATTTATTGCCGAAGCCTTTGATTCTTATGTGGAGTGGGATAGCACCAATCGACTTGTGAAGGTCTTACATAATGATAGTTCGGGCCGGGGCACAAGTGTTGTCACCGGTTATTATTATGATTATCGCTCTTTAACGGATCTGGAGAACTATGGGGACAAAATCACTGATACCATTCATTTTTCTTATGAACTTAATAGCGAAAACCGGGTGCAGGAGAAAGTATTCTTTGAACAGGGTCTGCGCCATGCCCGGCAAAATGGTATGGGAGCGGAAATGCTGGTTGCTGCCTTCGATAAACCTTTATTAAAAAACCTGATGGAAGATGAAAGCAGCCAAAAACTCGTAATCGAGGATATCAATGGGATCCTGGAGTCACGGGGCTTTGACGGAGTTAATATGGATCTGGAGGGTATTGATCCCAGTCAAAGAGATAATTATGTGAACTTTATCAGTATGTTAAAAGAGGGGTTAGGATCCCGTTATACCCTTTCCTTATCCTTGCCCGCCCGCACCTCTGACCGGGAATGGTGGTATGACGGTTATGATTATCAGTCTCTGGCCAAAATTGCGGATCGAATTATGATCATGGCCTATGATCAACATCATAATGGAGGGGAACCGGGACCAGTGGCCGGTAACGATTGGGTAGAACGAGTGATCAATTATCTTCTGCCTCAGATTCCTAAAGAAAAATTTCAGTTGGGTCTAGGTATTTATGGGCGGGATTGGCCGGAAACAGGAGTCGGGAAAGCAATATTTACCCAGGATGCCCGTAATCTGGCTGCAGCGAAGGGGGTTGCCATTCAAAAGGATCAGGCTTCCGGTGTTTCCTGGTTTTCCTATACAGATGACAGCGGTATCAAGCATCAGGTCTGGTTTGAAGACCGGGAAAGTGCTCAATCCAAATTAGAGCTGGCAAAAAAATATCAATTATCCGGCGTAGCTTTATGGCGTTTAGGGGTTATTCCTCCTGATATTTGGGAAATATTTAATAAAGGGTAA
- a CDS encoding branched-chain amino acid ABC transporter permease, with protein sequence MNNKKQGNSFLKRNALSLIVAVILVAVYLGLHFWIAGFEIGGTRYKLNNYYTLNLYLMGMNIILAVSLNLVCGITGQLALGHAGFMAVGAYLSAILTVKFGMPFIVAILAAGLAAAIMGFLIGLPTLRLKGDYLAIATLGMAEIIRVLLINIDYVGGASGFSPIPKLTNWTWIFVATVGTVLFAKNFINSTYGRACISIREDEIAAETMGINSTRYKTLAFCLGAFFAGVAGALYAHNFYIIQPNVFNFFKSFEYLVMVVLGGLGSITGSILAASGLTIVNVGLQKVPEVRMILYSIVLIAVMLFRPGGIMGRKELSFSSFKSKKERGKERGTSGN encoded by the coding sequence ATGAACAATAAAAAACAAGGGAATTCTTTTTTGAAACGTAACGCCCTCTCACTTATTGTCGCGGTAATTCTAGTGGCCGTTTATCTTGGATTGCATTTCTGGATTGCAGGCTTTGAAATTGGCGGCACTAGATATAAATTAAATAATTACTATACTTTGAACTTATATCTGATGGGGATGAATATTATCCTGGCAGTAAGTCTTAATTTAGTATGCGGCATTACCGGCCAGCTGGCCTTGGGTCATGCCGGATTTATGGCAGTAGGTGCATATCTTTCGGCGATTTTAACGGTAAAATTCGGCATGCCTTTTATCGTGGCGATTTTAGCTGCAGGTTTAGCGGCTGCGATCATGGGCTTTCTGATTGGATTACCCACCCTGCGCTTAAAAGGTGACTATCTGGCGATTGCGACCTTAGGGATGGCAGAAATCATCCGAGTGCTCCTGATAAATATTGACTATGTGGGAGGAGCCAGTGGGTTTAGTCCCATTCCTAAACTGACAAATTGGACTTGGATCTTTGTGGCTACAGTAGGCACGGTACTTTTTGCCAAGAATTTTATTAATTCCACTTATGGCCGGGCTTGTATCTCAATTCGAGAGGACGAAATTGCAGCTGAGACTATGGGCATTAACAGTACCCGGTATAAGACTCTGGCTTTTTGCCTGGGCGCCTTTTTTGCCGGTGTAGCCGGTGCTCTTTATGCCCATAATTTTTATATTATTCAGCCCAATGTATTTAATTTCTTTAAATCCTTTGAATATTTAGTGATGGTCGTATTAGGCGGTTTGGGCAGCATAACAGGTTCTATTTTGGCAGCATCCGGATTAACAATTGTGAATGTAGGTTTACAAAAGGTACCGGAAGTCAGAATGATTTTATACTCTATTGTTTTAATCGCTGTGATGCTTTTCCGCCCCGGAGGCATCATGGGGAGAAAGGAATTGTCCTTCTCCAGCTTTAAATCCAAAAAGGAAAGGGGTAAAGAGCGTGGCACTTCTGGAAATTAA
- a CDS encoding ABC transporter ATP-binding protein, translated as MALLEINNVGIAFGGLRAVTNCNISLEQGELIGLIGPNGAGKTTVFNMLTGVYNPTEGEIIFEGKSIAGLRPYHITKRGIARTFQNIRLFKELTVLDNVKIPYHIHARHGMFSTVLRLPAYYRGEAEITEKAIACLDVFGLADKKDEVAKNLPYGQQRRLEIARALAAQPRLLLLDEPAAGMNPQETHELMELIYWIRDHFKLTILLIEHDMSLVMGVCERIYVLEYGRIIAEGTPDEIKNDPKVIKAYLGEEVKLNA; from the coding sequence GTGGCACTTCTGGAAATTAACAACGTGGGAATCGCCTTTGGCGGTTTAAGAGCAGTGACGAATTGCAATATCTCACTTGAGCAGGGGGAATTGATCGGACTGATTGGTCCAAACGGAGCGGGGAAAACAACTGTTTTTAATATGCTGACCGGTGTTTACAACCCGACGGAAGGTGAGATTATTTTTGAGGGTAAATCCATCGCGGGGTTAAGGCCATATCATATTACAAAACGAGGGATTGCCCGCACCTTTCAAAATATTCGTCTTTTTAAAGAATTGACGGTGCTGGATAATGTAAAAATTCCTTATCATATTCACGCCCGCCATGGCATGTTCAGCACCGTATTGCGTTTGCCTGCCTATTATCGCGGGGAAGCGGAAATTACTGAAAAAGCGATAGCCTGTTTGGATGTTTTTGGTTTGGCAGATAAAAAGGATGAAGTGGCAAAAAATCTTCCTTATGGTCAACAGAGAAGACTGGAAATTGCCCGGGCTTTGGCGGCACAACCCAGACTTTTGCTTTTAGATGAACCGGCAGCAGGTATGAATCCCCAGGAAACCCATGAGCTTATGGAACTGATTTACTGGATCCGGGATCACTTTAAATTAACCATTCTGTTAATTGAACACGATATGTCTTTGGTTATGGGCGTGTGTGAACGAATTTACGTTCTGGAATACGGGAGAATTATTGCAGAGGGCACCCCGGATGAAATCAAAAATGATCCTAAGGTCATTAAGGCATATCTCGGGGAGGAGGTCAAGCTTAATGCTTAA
- the glgP gene encoding alpha-glucan family phosphorylase, producing MSEEMPIYAGGLGVLAGDYLKAARDAQFPMIGIGILWAHDYTEQYINGEGRPYDVYPEFDYPMVRDTGVSVHVNVRGEDVECKVKMVDCYENVPLYLLDTNIPGSNHGWMTNKLYGGAAQDRLAAEMILGIGGIRLLRALGLEVDLYHFNEGHALFAGLELIREEMEKNDHRFDLAWKKAKSQIIFTTHTPVAAGNEIHDHNLLNYMGAYNGLNYEEMCQIGGDPFNMTAASLRLSFKANAVSKLHGHTARKMWQEIPLSTPIISITNGVHEGTWQDKRMKEAFDRSEDLFAVHMTCKKELFNYIAEKTGQVMDPEVLTLGFARRAAPYKRSV from the coding sequence TTGAGTGAAGAAATGCCTATTTATGCGGGGGGATTGGGTGTTTTAGCAGGTGATTATTTGAAAGCGGCTCGGGATGCTCAATTCCCTATGATCGGTATTGGGATTTTATGGGCCCATGATTATACGGAGCAATATATTAATGGAGAAGGACGCCCCTATGATGTTTATCCCGAGTTTGATTACCCGATGGTGCGGGATACGGGGGTATCGGTGCATGTGAATGTGCGCGGTGAAGATGTGGAATGCAAGGTCAAAATGGTAGATTGTTACGAAAATGTACCCCTTTATCTTCTAGATACCAATATCCCCGGCAGCAACCATGGCTGGATGACCAATAAATTGTACGGCGGCGCTGCCCAAGATCGCTTAGCTGCGGAGATGATTTTGGGAATTGGGGGTATCCGTCTTCTGCGTGCTTTGGGTTTAGAGGTAGATCTTTACCACTTTAATGAAGGACATGCTCTTTTTGCCGGGTTGGAATTAATTCGGGAGGAAATGGAGAAAAATGATCATCGTTTTGATTTGGCATGGAAGAAGGCAAAATCTCAGATTATTTTTACCACCCACACCCCTGTAGCCGCCGGAAATGAGATCCATGACCACAATTTACTAAACTATATGGGAGCATACAATGGGCTAAATTACGAGGAAATGTGTCAAATTGGAGGTGATCCCTTTAATATGACAGCAGCCTCCCTCAGGTTATCATTTAAAGCGAATGCAGTATCTAAGCTCCACGGGCATACAGCCCGGAAAATGTGGCAGGAGATTCCTCTTTCCACACCGATAATATCCATTACAAACGGGGTACATGAGGGGACTTGGCAGGATAAGCGCATGAAAGAAGCTTTTGATCGTTCTGAGGATCTTTTTGCCGTACATATGACGTGCAAGAAGGAACTTTTTAACTATATTGCTGAAAAAACCGGTCAAGTAATGGATCCGGAGGTGCTGACTTTAGGTTTTGCCCGCCGGGCCGCTCCTTATAAGAGGAGTGTCTGA
- a CDS encoding branched-chain amino acid ABC transporter permease: protein MEIFIQQLINGIALGSIYALIALGYTMVYGIIKLINFAHGDIYMVGAFVAFFMISIFDMPFSIALLVAMAACALLGMIIERVAYKPLRNQDRLTALITAIGVSFFLEYTMIYLVKPDPRAFPASFQLHNFHIGNIVISSKDLIIFAISLGLMLLLTYVVNRTKTGKSMRAVSYDSEAAQLMGIDVNKTISATFALGSALAAAAGVLVGMYYGQIEPLMGIMPGLKAFIAAVIGGIGIIPGAAFGGLILGVTESLVSGAGYSMLRDAVAFIILIIILIVKPTGLMGKNVKEKV, encoded by the coding sequence TTGGAGATTTTCATTCAACAACTTATTAATGGAATTGCTTTGGGCAGCATCTATGCTTTGATTGCCCTGGGTTATACGATGGTATATGGAATTATCAAGTTAATCAACTTTGCCCATGGCGACATCTATATGGTGGGAGCTTTTGTGGCTTTTTTTATGATCTCCATATTTGATATGCCTTTTTCTATTGCTTTACTGGTCGCCATGGCGGCTTGTGCTTTATTGGGTATGATCATTGAACGAGTGGCATATAAACCGCTAAGAAATCAAGATCGTTTAACAGCCTTAATTACCGCCATCGGAGTTTCTTTTTTTCTGGAATATACGATGATCTATTTGGTGAAACCGGATCCCCGGGCTTTTCCGGCGAGTTTTCAACTGCATAATTTTCACATCGGGAACATCGTTATTTCCAGCAAGGATCTGATCATTTTTGCCATCAGCCTTGGTTTGATGCTGTTGTTAACTTATGTGGTAAATCGTACAAAAACAGGTAAATCAATGCGTGCCGTTTCTTATGATAGTGAGGCAGCCCAACTGATGGGTATTGATGTGAATAAAACTATTTCTGCCACCTTTGCTTTAGGTTCTGCATTGGCTGCGGCAGCAGGGGTTCTGGTGGGTATGTATTACGGTCAGATCGAACCTCTTATGGGGATTATGCCCGGATTGAAAGCATTCATCGCTGCCGTAATCGGTGGGATTGGTATTATTCCCGGGGCAGCTTTTGGGGGATTGATTTTAGGTGTTACCGAGTCCCTGGTTAGTGGTGCCGGGTATTCCATGCTGCGGGATGCGGTTGCTTTTATCATTTTAATCATCATCTTAATTGTTAAACCCACCGGTTTAATGGGTAAAAATGTGAAGGAGAAAGTGTAG
- a CDS encoding HAD family hydrolase, with product MYKLVLFDLDGTLLPLDIEVFVKNYFVSITDFFQDVVDPQVFLHNLKQSTRAMARNQGDTVNEEVFMKNFLPAVGRERDFMYPRFQLYYEKEFPKLKEYAGFSPWAQESVTEVLNKGYPIVLATNPLFPRMATVERMSWARISQYPWSMITTYENSRRCKPNVQYYQDICRRMGVQAKDCLMIGNDVQEDIVAGTLGMDTFLVTDHLIDRGNPVYHPGHQGTLSELAHFMKEMPQYSPQGC from the coding sequence TTGTATAAATTGGTTTTGTTTGATTTGGACGGGACTTTACTACCTTTGGATATTGAAGTTTTTGTCAAGAATTATTTTGTCTCGATCACCGATTTTTTTCAAGATGTGGTAGATCCCCAGGTGTTTTTGCATAACTTAAAGCAATCCACCAGGGCGATGGCCAGAAACCAGGGGGATACGGTGAATGAAGAAGTTTTTATGAAAAACTTCCTGCCGGCTGTTGGACGGGAACGGGATTTCATGTATCCTCGTTTTCAGCTCTATTATGAAAAAGAGTTTCCTAAATTGAAGGAATATGCAGGTTTTTCGCCCTGGGCGCAAGAATCAGTAACCGAGGTGCTAAACAAAGGATATCCTATTGTACTGGCTACCAATCCCCTCTTTCCCCGCATGGCAACCGTAGAAAGAATGTCCTGGGCGAGAATATCTCAATATCCCTGGTCCATGATTACCACCTATGAGAATAGCCGCCGCTGCAAACCCAACGTTCAATATTACCAGGATATATGCCGCCGGATGGGTGTTCAGGCCAAGGATTGCCTGATGATTGGCAATGATGTACAAGAGGATATTGTAGCCGGTACCCTGGGCATGGATACTTTTTTAGTTACGGATCATCTCATTGACCGAGGAAATCCGGTCTATCATCCTGGGCATCAGGGGACCTTGTCGGAGTTGGCGCACTTTATGAAAGAAATGCCTCAATATTCACCTCAGGGTTGTTAG
- a CDS encoding ABC transporter ATP-binding protein — protein MLKINQINVYYGASIHALKEISLEVKQGEIVTMIGANGAGKTSILKSISGLLVPKSGTITFESQNITGIPAKDIVKKGICHVPEGRRIFANMTVLENLELGAFLDSDKAAVKQRMKTVFERFPRLFERKNQSSGTLSGGEQQMLAMGRALMGKPRLLLLDEPSMGLAPILVQEIFSIIKEINDQGTTVLVVEQNAHQALSIAHRAYVLETGRIVLSGTADEVASSEDVKKAYLGG, from the coding sequence ATGCTTAAGATTAATCAAATCAATGTCTATTACGGAGCATCTATCCATGCATTAAAAGAAATCTCCCTCGAGGTGAAGCAAGGAGAAATTGTGACCATGATCGGAGCTAACGGTGCCGGTAAAACCAGCATCCTGAAAAGTATTTCCGGTCTTCTGGTACCAAAATCCGGTACCATCACCTTTGAGAGCCAAAACATTACAGGTATTCCTGCCAAGGATATTGTTAAAAAAGGTATTTGTCATGTTCCGGAGGGAAGGAGAATTTTTGCCAATATGACTGTTTTAGAGAATCTGGAATTAGGCGCTTTTTTAGATTCTGACAAAGCAGCGGTAAAGCAAAGGATGAAAACTGTTTTTGAACGTTTTCCCCGATTGTTTGAAAGAAAAAATCAATCCTCAGGCACCCTCTCCGGGGGTGAACAGCAGATGCTGGCCATGGGGCGTGCCTTAATGGGTAAGCCCCGGCTTTTGCTTTTGGACGAACCCTCCATGGGTCTTGCCCCCATTCTGGTACAAGAGATTTTTAGCATCATTAAAGAAATCAACGACCAGGGTACCACTGTTCTGGTTGTAGAACAAAATGCCCATCAAGCTCTATCCATTGCCCATCGGGCTTACGTCTTGGAAACGGGGAGAATTGTTTTAAGCGGCACAGCAGATGAGGTCGCTTCTTCCGAGGATGTGAAAAAAGCCTATTTAGGCGGGTAA
- the typA gene encoding translational GTPase TypA: MAPNIRNIAIIAHVDHGKTTLVDGMLRQSGIFHENEAVAERVMDSNPLEKERGITILAKNTAVTYKNTKINILDTPGHADFGGEVERALSMVDGVLLIVDAFEGPMPQTKFVLRKALELNLKPVVVVNKIDRPDARPHEVIDQVFDLFVELGASEEQLDFPIVYTSARSGTAQGEMEDTGENLEPLFETIIDHVSPPQVAEGPFQMRVANLDHDNYLGKYAIGKINRGSVKSGDSVSLIRHDGKVERQKIAKLFVYQGLKKTEVPSATAGEIIALSGIDDVNIGETITEADHPDALPVITVDEPTLSMTFSVNNSPLAGQDGTHITSRRLRERLYREIISNVSLRVEDTESTDAWQVSGRGELHLSILIENMRREGYELQVSKPQVIYKKIDGKLLEPIEHLMLDIPEEFMGPVMENLGRRKAEMTNMVSSGTGNVRLEFKIPARGLIGFRSELLTQTRGNGIMNHIFDGYQPYKGDISTRYSGSLIAWEDGEATTYGLLAVEDRGTLFIVPGTTVYEGMVVGVGNREQDVEINVCKKKHLTNMRSSTADETTKLKEPRLLSLEEAIEFISDDELVEITPKNVRIRKKYLKRNERAKAQKEANILKF, translated from the coding sequence ATGGCACCAAACATTCGCAATATTGCCATTATTGCCCACGTAGACCATGGCAAGACCACATTAGTAGATGGTATGCTTCGACAAAGCGGTATTTTTCATGAGAACGAAGCTGTAGCAGAAAGAGTGATGGATTCCAATCCCCTTGAAAAAGAAAGGGGTATTACTATTTTAGCAAAGAATACCGCTGTCACCTATAAAAATACGAAAATAAATATTCTGGACACCCCCGGTCATGCTGACTTTGGCGGTGAGGTAGAACGTGCCTTATCGATGGTGGACGGTGTTTTATTAATAGTAGATGCTTTTGAAGGTCCCATGCCTCAAACAAAGTTCGTTTTAAGAAAAGCTTTGGAACTTAATTTAAAACCGGTTGTGGTCGTTAATAAAATTGACCGGCCGGATGCCCGGCCTCATGAGGTCATTGACCAAGTATTCGATTTATTTGTGGAACTGGGCGCTTCAGAAGAGCAATTAGATTTTCCCATTGTCTACACCTCAGCCCGTTCCGGAACAGCCCAGGGAGAGATGGAAGATACGGGGGAAAACCTGGAACCCCTCTTTGAAACCATCATTGATCACGTTTCCCCTCCTCAAGTAGCAGAAGGACCCTTTCAAATGAGAGTAGCCAACTTAGACCATGACAACTATCTGGGGAAATATGCTATCGGGAAAATAAACCGAGGCTCTGTTAAATCAGGGGATAGTGTCTCCCTGATCAGGCACGACGGGAAGGTTGAACGGCAAAAAATTGCCAAGCTCTTTGTCTATCAGGGCTTGAAAAAAACAGAAGTCCCTTCCGCAACCGCCGGAGAAATTATCGCTTTATCCGGGATTGATGATGTCAACATCGGCGAAACAATTACTGAAGCGGATCATCCCGATGCTTTGCCTGTGATCACCGTGGACGAACCTACCCTCTCGATGACCTTTTCCGTAAATAACAGTCCTTTAGCCGGTCAGGATGGTACTCATATTACCTCCCGTAGGCTTCGGGAAAGACTTTATCGTGAAATTATCTCTAATGTCAGCCTTCGGGTAGAAGATACAGAAAGCACAGATGCCTGGCAGGTTTCCGGCCGCGGGGAACTCCATCTCTCCATTCTGATTGAAAATATGCGTCGAGAAGGATACGAGCTGCAGGTTTCCAAGCCCCAGGTAATCTACAAAAAAATCGACGGAAAGCTTTTAGAACCTATCGAACACCTGATGCTTGATATTCCTGAAGAGTTTATGGGACCGGTGATGGAAAATCTGGGACGCAGAAAAGCAGAAATGACTAATATGGTCTCCAGCGGTACAGGAAACGTTCGTCTGGAATTTAAGATTCCTGCCCGAGGTCTGATCGGCTTTCGTTCCGAGCTTTTAACCCAAACCAGAGGGAATGGGATTATGAACCATATTTTTGACGGTTATCAGCCATATAAAGGAGACATCAGCACCCGCTATTCAGGTTCCCTGATCGCTTGGGAAGATGGAGAAGCCACCACTTATGGTCTTTTAGCTGTGGAGGATCGAGGGACCCTCTTTATTGTACCCGGTACCACGGTTTATGAAGGCATGGTAGTGGGTGTAGGCAATCGGGAACAGGACGTGGAGATTAATGTTTGCAAAAAGAAGCATTTAACAAATATGCGCTCTTCTACTGCCGACGAAACCACAAAGCTCAAAGAACCCCGCCTCCTGTCTCTGGAAGAGGCCATTGAATTTATCTCTGATGATGAACTGGTAGAGATTACCCCGAAAAATGTTCGCATCCGCAAGAAATATTTAAAGAGAAATGAACGGGCAAAAGCTCAAAAAGAAGCAAATATTTTGAAATTTTAG
- the glgP gene encoding alpha-glucan family phosphorylase produces the protein MIFSGKAHPNDQLGKDIIADLVKMDQKYGNRVVFLENYNMEVAKLLVRGCDVWLNNPRRPFEASGTSGIKAAMNGVLNFSVVDGWVAEGPQHGVSGWLLEQAARQSEVWDQDEKDLQELYQVLFREILPTYYQDRERWKEMMLSSIDMAQWQFSSARMIREYYDVMYRPTFQALDYWEVAPYIYPGWLEIEHQPQITQ, from the coding sequence TTGATTTTTTCCGGCAAGGCCCATCCCAATGACCAACTAGGCAAAGATATTATTGCTGATTTGGTTAAAATGGATCAGAAATATGGGAATCGGGTGGTCTTTTTAGAAAATTATAATATGGAAGTAGCCAAGCTCCTGGTACGGGGCTGCGACGTTTGGCTCAATAATCCGCGGCGTCCATTTGAAGCCAGCGGTACCTCGGGGATTAAAGCCGCCATGAATGGGGTACTGAACTTTAGTGTCGTAGATGGCTGGGTGGCAGAAGGACCGCAGCATGGTGTCAGTGGTTGGCTTTTGGAACAAGCCGCCCGACAGTCAGAAGTTTGGGATCAGGATGAAAAAGATCTTCAGGAATTGTACCAGGTACTCTTCCGTGAAATCCTGCCCACCTATTATCAGGATCGGGAACGCTGGAAGGAAATGATGCTTTCCAGTATTGATATGGCCCAGTGGCAATTTTCCTCCGCTCGGATGATCAGAGAATATTATGATGTGATGTACCGGCCCACCTTCCAGGCACTGGATTACTGGGAGGTAGCTCCATATATTTATCCCGGTTGGCTGGAAATTGAACATCAGCCCCAGATCACCCAGTAA
- a CDS encoding heptaprenylglyceryl phosphate synthase, whose amino-acid sequence MWQDVNWRDWGIILKLDPDKKIREDILKEILSYSGIDAVIVGGTQNITRDNTEVLLQIIHDADYEGPLIQEISELQAVSVNVDGYLLPVVLNAGHRDWFIGQHLTGIKALGHLINWSQVLVEAYVICNPDSAAARRTQAIVPDREDLLAYQTLIEEVYALPILYVEYSGRYGNPDWLKALKERRKKAHIFYGGGIESVPQAEEMGSLADTIIIGNLIYRQPQKLMEILDHRSKKSFLQEAYHD is encoded by the coding sequence ATGTGGCAAGATGTTAATTGGCGGGATTGGGGAATAATACTAAAACTAGATCCTGATAAGAAGATCAGGGAAGATATTTTAAAAGAAATCCTTTCTTATAGCGGGATTGATGCGGTTATTGTCGGGGGGACCCAGAATATTACCCGGGATAATACGGAGGTGCTTCTCCAGATAATACATGATGCGGATTATGAGGGACCATTGATTCAGGAAATTTCTGAACTTCAGGCGGTTTCTGTCAACGTGGACGGTTACCTGTTACCGGTGGTTTTGAATGCCGGGCATCGGGACTGGTTTATCGGGCAGCATTTAACAGGTATCAAAGCTTTGGGACATCTGATCAATTGGTCACAGGTTTTAGTTGAGGCTTATGTAATTTGCAATCCCGATAGTGCCGCTGCCCGGCGTACACAGGCGATTGTTCCCGACCGGGAGGACCTCCTGGCCTATCAGACATTGATCGAGGAGGTGTATGCCTTGCCTATTTTATATGTTGAATACAGCGGCCGCTATGGAAATCCGGATTGGCTGAAAGCATTAAAAGAAAGACGGAAAAAAGCGCACATCTTTTATGGGGGCGGTATTGAGAGTGTCCCACAGGCGGAGGAAATGGGATCTCTTGCCGATACCATTATTATCGGTAATCTCATTTACCGGCAACCCCAAAAACTTATGGAAATATTGGATCACAGGAGTAAAAAATCTTTTTTACAAGAGGCGTATCATGATTGA